One region of Esox lucius isolate fEsoLuc1 chromosome 17, fEsoLuc1.pri, whole genome shotgun sequence genomic DNA includes:
- the ppp4r2b gene encoding serine/threonine-protein phosphatase 4 regulatory subunit 2-B has translation MMEIDSLQEALKEFDKKGKKEVAPLLDQFLGHVAKTGETMVQWSQFKSYFLFKLEKVMDDFKASAPDQRGVANPNVESIPFEEMKERILKIVNGYNGIPFTIQRLCELLTEPKRNYTGTEKFLRGVEKNVMVVSCVHPTSEKNGCSGVNRMNGVMLPGNSSAFTERKVNGPGTPRPLNRPKLSLASSLATNGLPDSTENKDPVTEQGHSKPSSEVSASGSPGNSVKNKHHDDEEEDMEAEQHEVKRLKFNKEDEEEDQEEQEADTLRPSHTDSLSEEAESMVQEKDQVHEGDEEDREATSSAGTCEDQEPSSTQSEPSAGSGEQEPAEREVPCGSQEEGNDMDQSEQQPPAGVSESPGTQDSHEGSDPVSSSSSAASSESGSRDESAPAPTSSTPEPTAGGTVVSCGLDTGTSEEPMEQD, from the exons ATGATGGAAATTGACTCACTCCAAGAGGCGCTAAAAG AATTTGACAAGAAAGGGAAGAAAGAAGTCGCTCCCCTGCTGGACCAGTTTCTGGGTCATGTTGCCAAGACTGGAGAAACCAT GGTTCAATGGTCCCAGTTTAAAAGCTATTTCCTCTTCAAACTGGAGAAAGTAATGGATGACTTTAAAGCTTCAGCACCTGATCAAAGGGGGGTAGCCAATCCCAATGTGGAGTCCATTCCTTTTGAGGAAATGAAGGAAAGGATTCTAAAGATTGTGAATGGATACAATGG AATTCCATTTACGATCCAGCGTTTGTGTGAGCTGCTGACAGAACCGAAGAGGAATTACACAGGGACAGAGAAATTTCTCAGAGGTGTTGAAAAG AATGTGATGGTGGTCAGCTGTGTGCATCCTACCTCAGA GAAAAATGGATGCAGTGGTGTGAATAGAATGAATGGAGTCATGTTGCCTGGGAACTCATCTGCTTTTACAGAGAG GAAAGTGAATGGCCCAGGAACCCCTAGGCCACTAAACAGACCAAAACTCTCACTAGCCAGCTCACTAGCAACAAATGGCCTGCCGGACAGTACAGAAAACAAAGATCCTGTCACAGAGCAAGGACACAGCAAACCCTCTAG cgAGGTATCGGCATCAGGTAGCCCGGGGAACTCTGTGAAAAACAAGCACCATGATGACGAGGAAGAGGATATGGAGGCGGAGCAGCATGAGGTGAAGAGGCTGAAGTTCAACaaagaggacgaggaggaggatcAGGAAGAGCAGGAGGCGGACACCCTCAGACCAAGTCACACTGACAGCTTGTCAGAGGAGGCAGAGTCCATGGTCCAGGAGAAGGACCAAGTGCATGAAGGGGATGAGGAGGATCGGGAGGCTACAAGTTCGGCTGGGACTTGTGAAGACCAAG AGCCATCAAGTACCCAGTCGGAGCCGTCGGCGGGGTctggggagcaggagccggctgAGCGGGAGGTGCCATGTGGCTCTCAGGAGGAAGGTAACGACATGGACCAGTCAGAGCAGCAGCCCCCTGCTGGTGTCTCGGAGAGCCCTGGGACCCAGGACAGCCATGAGGGCAGTGACCCGGTCAGCAGCAGCAGTAGCGCCGCTAGCAGTGAGAGCGGATCCAGGGACGAGTCAGCCCCCGCCCCCACCAGCAGTACTCCCGAGCCGACTGCAGGGGGTACTGTGGTGAGCTGTGGCCTGGACACGGGGACCAGTGAGGAGCCCATGGAGCAGGACTAA